CACAATATAATTTACAATGGAATGAACAGTATACAGTAATACACTCTAAGCTTATATTTGTATTAAATCATTGACTAACATTTTTTCAGTTATGATGCTAATTATGTGAGGAGATGCTTTGACCAGATGGTTGTTAACAAATTATATGGCCTAGAGACAATTACTATCATTTCAATTGTCTGGTATCTTTCTACCACAAACATACTTTAATACATATCCATATTTTACACCTACAGAAAACAGTTAAGCTTGATAATGCAATTTACaaaataaaatatttaatatttGATCATGAAATATTCTTATTTTGAAAGCATCATTTATATATTATGAATTTTGCTAACGACTTCATTGTACATTTACTAAAACACGTGAATTTGGGTGTCGGCTCAGGCAACTTTTTGGTCGTACATCCCTTTCCTTTGGCACCTAAAATTTACACGCAACCCCCTCCAACAACTCAACAATCACAGTTTTACAAGTGAATTTGGGTGTCGTTTCAGGCAACTTTTTTGTCGTACATCCCTTTGCTTTGGCACCTAAAATTTACACGCAACCCCCTCCAACAACTCAACAATTACAATTTTCCAGGGTATAAGCCGTACATTTTTAgggtttaaaatataaatttattttctTATATAATTCAAAAAACAAAACCCACCATAAACTTCAACGGGCCTTATCTTCCTACTCAACGCAAATTAATTTTCACCGCTACCACcattaaacttgaaataatttttcgaacaaaacgagactaactacgttcAGAACGGACAATTTTCCAAACGCGCACCTTCATCTGTAACGTGTCTTAATACATGGGCCGTTTCCCCTTCTGTACAtaaacaacgctacgttaaatatgaatatgcaggtCGAAAGATCCCGCCGCATCGTGCGGGCCGAACCGAGctagttatatatattattgtacatATTGATAATTGTTGATAAAAAATTGACCAATAATCGCGAAGTACGTATATTTAATGCATGTTAACAACATCTCTTAGAGTTAGAGTTGTCGCTACCAAAGTATAATTTTATTTGCTAGACTACTCTCAACACTACTCATTAACACTAATTATTTACTGTGTTGTTTAGCGGAGTATAAGGAGAGCTATAAATAAcggctaaagatatatctatcattatatttttttacATACACCACAACTGTTCAATCAATAATTGTACTATATGCAGGGGCAAAAATAATATAGGGGCAAGGGGTGTCAGTCGCCCCAAGTGAATTTGCAATTTTTAATGTAAAAATTTTGGAATGCTCCCCActgaatttatttattttttctcaaAACCTCCATATTTCGCCTCAAAACTTTCATATTTTGTCTAAAAACTTTCAAATTATACCCAAAAACCTCGATTTTTTTGGtacaaaaccttcatattttgtcaAAAAAGTTTTTACGTTTTATAAAAAAATTTCGCGGTAAAATAACTTTTAATTCTGCCATAGACTATATGTATAAATAGTTGTATTATCATGGTGGATATATATCCATAAACAACACTTGCATACACATATATCCAAAATTAGCTTATATTTACATCTTGCTCGATGTGTAACACTGATACCAATAAACTGATACCAAATTTCAATCCCACATTTTACACACGTGCAGTACATGTCTTCACCTCTTCTACATGATTTTAACCATGAAAGACTACATAATAATTGCATATCCTAAATATCTACAAATTCCAAAGGCTAAAACCATTGAAGAAATAACTAGCTATAACAATATTCTtctaaaaaatataaaatataaacacATTCAAAAAAACAACTTTACTAATTTACAAACGTGGTAAATTTTCATTGACGGGTGTTTCGTTGTTGATTTTGACCCAAAACTTTTTGGGCCAAAATCTGATGAAAACAACACCCGCAAACTCGTCAACATTCTCATTCTCTTCTAACGACCGTCCCATTGTCTCCCGAGTAAAAAAATACGTCACCAAAAACCCTAAAATACAAACCCCACCCATTGCCATCAATGTATGTGACACCCCTAGCCCATTTGGATGATCACGAGAAGCCCACAAAAACCCAACTGACCCGATTATCGCCCCCACTTTTCCAACCGCACCCGAAATTCCATGACAAGTTGCACGAAACCTTGCAGGGAAAAGCTCCGCAGGGACTATAAAAGTTGTCGTGTTTGGCCCGAAATTTGAAAAAAAGAACGTAAGTCCATAAAGTATCATGAAGGGGGTACCCTGATTAGTACCCCAACCACCATGGTTAATTTTGGCAATTGTAAATAAGGTCACAGCCATAAACAGGAACCCGGCTGCCTGAATTGCTACCCTGCCAACATAATCAATCATGTAAACTGTCACGAAATATCCAGGGATCGTTGCACATATTGCAACGAGTGCTTGATATTTCGCAACTTGCCATGCATCATCGTATATATTTGTGTCGTCCTTTGTGGTCATATGACCCTGAAATGCATGATACTGGAATAGATTGAGACTGTAAAACACAATATCAACTAGAAACCAATTTATTGATGCAGCAATGAGATCACGACCATGGCGACGAAGAAACTCTCTTGAGAAAAAAGTATAGTCGTTCGACAAAGCAGCACGAGTATTAGGCGTACTTATCATCTCAACGTCTTCACGGATAGATGTCAATGATACTTTCAACACTTTTTCCATATCCATTGCTGCTTGTAATGTGTTCTTCTCCACCAAAGCTGTGAATCTGTGAAAACCATCACAAAATTAGATCATTAACGAAAATTCGGTTTGTTAACTAGAGCTTTAGGGCTGCAAATTttagtttattattatattatattttataactataTACTAATTATCATGAGGATTTTACTGTTCAGGGGCTATTTTTTTAGTCATTTAGCACATATTGTTTATTCATTCAGTTGTTGGCTACTATCTTCAAAATTGTTACCAATTGTGATAAAATCAGTTAACCATCCCAAGATAGCTTAGCGGTTCGGATGCTAAAGAGGTCTCGAGTTGAAACCTCATTAGCAGCAAAGGTTGTGGCGGCCAAGAATAATGGTCAGAAACAGTAACGAGCTAAATCTGGTTAGACCCGTACAATGGAGTAGTAGAAAATCCCTTTCAACAAGTAGGAcagggttaaccttgttcgtttactcGTTTGCCCTTGATAAATTTAGTCATTCGGTTTATCAAACAGTACttgaggttattattattattactcaataTACTAAAATGGGCCAATACGAAAACCCCAAAATGCCCCCATTTTAATGTTCATGAGCAGGAGTACGTATCTAGGTCGATCTTTTTCATGACGTCGGCTACCATCATAATTTTTTTTCCTATTCATTTTTTTAGATTTTAGGTACAGAGCGTACCCATTTCCCGAGTAACGCACGGGCTCTTATAGCACTCGTTATCATGTCATAAAAGGTTCGTCACTAACAGTATGAAATTATGAATGAGCTAAGATTATTATTTAGTACCGGGCGGTTTCAGGCATTTTCATCCGCCAATAGTAAGTCGCAGCTGCTGGAATAGCACCAATCATGAGAATAAGCCGCCACGTCAAGTCCGCCTCGGGTGGGACCAGAGCCACGTTGACCGATAGTGGGAGTTTAGCCGGCGCCCATAGCTTATCTGCACAAGCTTTAAAAATAGAGCACATAGTCATAGTAACAACCGAACTGAATAGTATACCGAACCCTTGCATCGAGAACACACCCGCAATAAAAGCTCCACGGGTTCGCTTGTTAGCAAACTCGGACATTATAGTAGCACTTAACGGATAATCCCCTCCAATACCAATCCCAATCAAGAACCGAAAAAACCCAAAACACAAGAACACCATTGATGTTAATCTTGAGAGCGTAAAGCCACATCCAATGGACCCCACTACCATCATCATGAGCGATACACCGTATACTTGACGACGCCCAACACGATCACCAAGCCGTCCGAAAACAAGTTGACCAATCACGGTCCCCAGTAATGCAACAGCGATCAGCGTTGATGCAATTGAGGCAGGGACCTCGAACCAGTCCTTTGGGTCCTTGTCACGATGTATTTTTGGGTAATATATCCTTCCAATCATTCTCATGATCGGAGGGATACAAAATAAATCGTAACTATCAGTAAATAAACCCATACCCGCGATTATGATCGCTTTAAAATGGTAATATTGTGTTTTTGCAGCATCTAATGCTGATAAAACTTTTAAAGCCATGTTGTGAGTGAGTTACTTATGTTGTTGGAATTGATTCCATGAATATATAAGCAGTATAATACGAGTAATTAACAGAAAATTTGTAACCGCATTAAATATGATTATGATGTATATAGAGAATAAAATATGGAACGAAATTGCTAGGGAGTTTCTTAGTGATGAAATCCTAAGCATATGCTatatataagatgatgatgatgatgatgatgtttgatgTTAACAATGTATGTTCATTGTTGAATTTGTCAATGTTAAGGTTTGTTGTGTTTGTTTATGTATGTGATGTGCTTCCATATGGTTAATAATTGTATTTAAAACTGCAATAATCGGATGTTTAGATTAAGATTATGTTTTATACTAACGAAATTTCATGAAACTTTGAAAACGTTGACAAGCTATATTTGTGACATAGTTTCGTTGAATGAATATTAAAATGGTTTGCGACATGTGTATGTGGTTTATGGGCACTTAAATCGCATTCATTTTATAAGGCTCAAATTATATTTAGAAGAATGATATACATAGTTTTAAAGTTATAATAAAAAAACTATAAAACAATCACTAAGACGACCCTAAACTGTTGGAGTATAATCGGTAATAAAAAGATGAAAGTCATCCCACGTCGAAAGTAAGAAAGAAATAACGTCAGTATATAAGCCTATGAGAACCTCCCTTTATCAGCAATTAGTTTTAGAATACTAACGGACTTATGAGCTTATATATTGGACATGTTTCTTACAAACGCACCCATGGTTGTTCCAACCATACGTACAGTTGCAGACTATCCCACGGCTTCGAGATCATTAGCCCTTTAAACGCTTTATACTTTGTATGAGTGACAACACCTGCCCAACATGAGTACACCCCGTTAAACATTGCTATACGTCCACGAACAATGTAAAAAAAGGTGATCTATTGATTCGATGTATTTCAAGCACCAACCGCAATTAAAATCCGACCCATCGCTTAAACAATGTCTATAACTCAAAACTTCTCTTAGCCAGAACGCCCGTCTCCTTGGATCATGATCCAATGAAAAAAGCtaacttttgtagtgacccgaacttttccatgattatatattatatgagatcaatatttacatgaataaatgtttccaacatgttaagcaatcaaacttgttaagacttgattaactaaaacggatttagtgttaacgtttgaccacccagtttgtccgatgattcacgaacgttataacatgtatatgacatgatattatatatatgaacatatatatatgtttaacatgatgaaatgataattaaagtatctcattatgtatttaacaatgaaccttatactcaaaacaagactactaacttaagaaattcaaaacgatatatatacgtaacgattatcgttgtaataacgtcttaatatttatatatcatattaagatatattagtacatcatgttatcattataatgtaataatttaacatctcattagatataataacaatgggattaattacatttaacgaaatcgttaacttaaaggttccgaaacaacatgtacatgtaacgactaacgatgacttaacgactcagttaaaatgcatgtaACAACCCAACATCGTTTCACCAAAAACatgacttattattttttttttttataatagaccatctggacggcgtccagacctctggacggcgtccagtaacaaaGGACATGACGGCGTCCAAatccttggacggcgtccaattacaCTAAAGTGTTCTGAGACAGAAAACacccaacccacgttatactggacggcgtccatcccatctggacggcgtccagcagacctGATCAGCTCCAATTCATTTCAAAATACATTTAACACTTTAAATTAACAACCAACGCTTTGTAACAACCCAATCGAGTTTTACATCAACAAAACATTAAAGAAAAGTGTTTACACCGCaattacgggttaagactcaataacccaactcaataccaagagcataatcccggggacaacCAAATCCccaattatccaaaagctaccccatcgagcctaagcgctcctaagcatctagtctaacaactagctagcttcataatcacaatacctgtaaaaaggtaaacaacgagaggggtaagcttgaagcttagtgaatgcaataattatacatatacatataatctacttacttgcaatcatttacacaattaccgcatacatgctagcaatacaattagcataccatcgcaaagtataacgctaaatctccaatacgcaagctagcacaaacaatagcatataactcgaacaatgatatgatacactacaacacataaaacgttgatgttcacaacatcgaTTAGTATTCaggatctcaaggctagccccacgaatggtatcgtcaacatcgaacttaaatcccacccatcccaataaatgtggtatcgtcaacatcgaacttaaaacccacgtatgaggtatcgtcaacatcgaacttaaaaccctcatcgaatgaattaatgtggtatcgtcaacatcgaacttaaaacccacatatgaggtatcgtcaacatcgaactttaagccctcatcgaatgtcactacaatagtggtatggcttcgtcaacatcgaacttaaaatccatacatgaggaatcgtcaacatcgaactttaagccctcatcaacacAACAAAATacactaggatatggtatcgtcaatatcgaactttaacccataccccacaagtaaataaatcatatacatacatatataattattccactcaccttgaaatgcccgcacaagtcatgtataacatgatctccgtcctcaaatctgagcaagtaaccacctatatcacacataggtacaatatacacataaatagtcattctctaaaagagaacccgacacaaacatcccttgaccaagggattacaccttgctcgccaaaacccgcccatttaacacctaatggacacaaaccaactaccacttcgggtggtaatttaaacccactcaacaaagtacaatttagccTAAATCATACTTGACAccgattagaccaacctaggtcttaacactaaattactactttggtggtaatcatttcaaacgccatgtACACCAAAAACATAACACGTGCAATatcgacccatattgcttttgaccacatttgacttttgttaaaatgtcattttaacccaaaatcacttctcgcgattactttcattcaaaaaaacgccatttaacacttaacaaaagtgtttaacatccatttaattcaaattagagtcatcatcaattttgacccaattcaaagtcgacccattttgacataagtcccaaaaatgccaaaactaaccaataatcactaacacaagtgaaaatggccctaatacaccaattaaaccaaatcacaagtgttaaacacttatcttacccaatttgacacataaaccctaattttgacccatttcaaactaGTATTTCAAACATACCCAAATGAGTTCCAAtatttccataatcactaaactaagtgattacattcAAGATCAAagtctaatcatggccaaaacgtcaaccaacctaaaacccgccaagtatcaaaaataacaagTCACAATAAACTCACTTCGTCATCTAAACGGGTTTCacaactaaacaagctcaaaccctaaatgtacacaagaatc
This genomic window from Rutidosis leptorrhynchoides isolate AG116_Rl617_1_P2 chromosome 2, CSIRO_AGI_Rlap_v1, whole genome shotgun sequence contains:
- the LOC139893769 gene encoding probable inorganic phosphate transporter 1-9 codes for the protein MALKVLSALDAAKTQYYHFKAIIIAGMGLFTDSYDLFCIPPIMRMIGRIYYPKIHRDKDPKDWFEVPASIASTLIAVALLGTVIGQLVFGRLGDRVGRRQVYGVSLMMMVVGSIGCGFTLSRLTSMVFLCFGFFRFLIGIGIGGDYPLSATIMSEFANKRTRGAFIAGVFSMQGFGILFSSVVTMTMCSIFKACADKLWAPAKLPLSVNVALVPPEADLTWRLILMIGAIPAAATYYWRMKMPETARFTALVEKNTLQAAMDMEKVLKVSLTSIREDVEMISTPNTRAALSNDYTFFSREFLRRHGRDLIAASINWFLVDIVFYSLNLFQYHAFQGHMTTKDDTNIYDDAWQVAKYQALVAICATIPGYFVTVYMIDYVGRVAIQAAGFLFMAVTLFTIAKINHGGWGTNQGTPFMILYGLTFFFSNFGPNTTTFIVPAELFPARFRATCHGISGAVGKVGAIIGSVGFLWASRDHPNGLGVSHTLMAMGGVCILGFLVTYFFTRETMGRSLEENENVDEFAGVVFIRFWPKKFWVKINNETPVNENLPRL